The region GCACCGGAATGGATGAGTGAAAAGGCCATCGCCATCGGACAATATTTTGTGGCATCAGGAGTATTTACGGTTTTTGGTGTTACCTTTCCGATTGTCAAGGAAACCAAGTTTCATAAGCTTTTGTTCGAGGGGCTTGAGGAACAGGGACTGGGCAAATGGGGATTTACGGCGGATCCTTATGAAATGGCACGGATGATGATTGCCCATATCGACAAGAAGCGCAAGGCCCTGGGCCTTGATAAAGCCAGAGAACGTACCCTGGTTGACATGGCCGATCGCCGGAAAATGGATGCCGCCTAGTATGGATATTTAAATGAATTTTGTTCATCAAGGGGAAAATCCCCCCTCGCCCCCCTTTAGCAAAGGGGGGGAAGGGGGGATTTATTGAGTTTTCGCGGCGGGCCGGTCCTGGAGCCAATATGTTGAACATCTCTAATTTCCATAGGCAGATCACGCGGTGAGATCACATTGCCGCGGCACTTTACAATCGCAAACTGCAGGGCATTTTGCAGTTCCCGTACGTTTCCCGGCCATCGATGGTCCATCATCAGCGCCAGAGCATCTTTGGAGATGCGAAGCTGTTTATGGCCGTACCTGTCACCGGCCTCCTGCAGGAAATGTTCAAGCAGCATGGGAATATCGTTTTTGCGTTCACGCAGCGGGGGGAGATGGATAGGAATGACATTGATCCGATAGTAAAGGTCATCGCGAAAATTATTTTGCCGGACTTCTTTTTTAAGATCCTTGTTGGATGCACTGATAACCCTGACCTTGACGGAAATGGTTTTTTCTCCGCCGACCCTTTCAAAGGTGCCTTCCTGCAGGAAGCGCAGAAGTCTGACCTGCATATTCCTGGAAAGTTCGGATATTTCGTCGAGAAATATCGTACCGCCGTCGGCGAGTTCAAAGCGCCCCTTTTTATCACGGATAGCACCTGAAAATGCCCCTCTTACATGCCCGAACAGCTCGGTTTCAATGAGGTTTTCGGGCAGGGCTCCGCAATTGATCGGCACAAATGGCGCGCCCCCGCGCGGGCTTTCATTATGAATTGCGGATGCAACCAGTTCTTTGCCGGTGCCGGTTTCTCTATAGATATGCACCGGGTAGTCATACCCGGCAACGTCGTTGATCTGCTGGAAAACCTGAAGCATTTTGATATCCCTGCCGATAATGTTGGCAAATCTGTTAAGCTTTCCGGCTCTCAGTTGAAGCTGTATCAGATCGGTTACATCTTTGAACGACGTCAGCCCCCCTGATTTATTCTTGGTTTCAGGTTTGCGCATATTTCTTCTTTAGCAGATCTTGCTTGAAAAGATCAATCATCTCTGTTAAATAAACACTTCTAGCGGTGCTAGTTGATGTTCTTGGACCTTTTGTTACCATTGCCGGTCAGGAGGATAGAAATGCCTGAAAAAAAAGATTTTATTATAAAAGACAAAAGAATATTTTCGGAAGAAGATCAGGACACAAAGCACAAGGAAAAGGCCGGACCTTCTAAAAAAGAGGGCAAAAAGCAGGAATCGCAAGGGGCTGCCGTATCCGAGGAGCCTGAATCAAATTATCAGCTTCCGGAAATCAATTTTCCAACCTTTATTTTTTCTTTAAATTCTTCAGCGCTGGTACATCTTGGGATCATCGATGATCCGGCATCCGGGAAAAAGGTGAAAAATTTGGCTTTCGCCAAACAGACCATTGATATTCTGGGCATGCTGGAGGAAAAAGCTCGCGGGAATTTAACAAAAGACGAAGAGAGCATGCTAAAAAATATCCTGTATGATCTTAGGATTTTATATGTTAAAGAGAAAGGCTAGGACGTGCCGTTTGGATGAATTCGAATGAATAAACATCCCGGTACCATGAAGATTCTTTCTCCTGCAAAGATAAACCTGTTGCTACAGGTTACCGGGAAACGACCGGACGGTTATCACAATTTGATAAGCCTGATGTGTTGTATCGGCCTTTACGATACGGTTTCACTCACCTTCGGCCTTGAAACCACCACGGTTGCCTGCAAGCATCCGGGCGTTCCGCAAGACGAAACAAACCTTGCCTTTAAAGCCGCCGATCTTTTTTTAAAATCCCTAAACAGCAATGAAGGTGTGGGTATTTTGATCGAAAAAAAAATACCGGTTGCTGCCGGTTTGGGCGGAGGAAGCAGTAATGCCGCCGCAGTTTTGCTGGGATTAAATCGCTGTTACGGCCATCCCTTTTCTTGGGAAGATCTCGTATCCATAGGGCTTTCCATCGGGGCGGACATCCCCTTTTTTTTATTTGGCAGACCGGCAATTGCAACCGGTGTCGGAGAGAAGCTTGAAGCCTACAGAGGGCTGAAAAAATTAAAAATTTTATTGATTAATCCAGGATTTAGTGTTTCGACGGCGGAGGTTTATAAAAATCTGAATTTAGGATTGACAAAATGTAAAAAAAAACTTAGTTATTCACTCTTGAAAAAACAGGCTTTTGATATACGCAAGCATTTGTGCAACGATCTTGAAACTGCCGCTGCACCAATGTACCCAGTTATATCGAAAGCCAAAGAGGCACTTTTAAAATATGGGGCCATAGGCGCTCTCATGTCAGGAAGCGGGCCGACGGTATTCGGCCTTTTTACGAATTCTGTGACTGCTCGGAAGGCAAAGCAGGCCCTTTCAAAAGATAATGGTTGGCAGTCGTATCTTGCAGATATGATAACGCAGGATACCGGATACAATATAGATGATGCAGGCTGCGTGATACAGGATAGATGATGCAGGCTATCAATACCCTGGGTCCGGGATCGTGTATCCTGAATCGTGGATCTTGCATCTTTTTCTTATGGGGCGTCGTCAAGCGGTAAGACACAGGATTTTGGTTCCTGCATTCGGAGGTTCGAATCCTCCCGCCCCAGCCAGATTTCATTCGCTGCAACCCTAATCGAGTTGACAATCCATTAGGTGCTAGCCCTTATCGCTCGATTGAGATTAGATCTAACACGGCAAATTTAATGAACGATTTTATTATATTTTCAGGGAATTCAAATCCCGAGCTATCCAGAAAAATATGCGAATATATCGGTGTGCCGCTCGGAGGCGAAAAGGTCAAGCGGTTCAGTGACGGCGAGATACAGATCGAAATTGATGAAAATGTTAGGAAGAAAGATGTTTTTATTATCCAGTCAACCTGCTCGCCGGTGAATGAAAACCTGGTCGAACTGCTATTGATGATAGATGCCATGAAGCGTGCTTCGGCAACCCGGATCACAGCCGTTATTCCTTATTACGGCTATGCCCGCCAGGACAAGAAAGTGGCGCCG is a window of Candidatus Desulfatibia profunda DNA encoding:
- the ispE gene encoding 4-(cytidine 5'-diphospho)-2-C-methyl-D-erythritol kinase; translated protein: MNKHPGTMKILSPAKINLLLQVTGKRPDGYHNLISLMCCIGLYDTVSLTFGLETTTVACKHPGVPQDETNLAFKAADLFLKSLNSNEGVGILIEKKIPVAAGLGGGSSNAAAVLLGLNRCYGHPFSWEDLVSIGLSIGADIPFFLFGRPAIATGVGEKLEAYRGLKKLKILLINPGFSVSTAEVYKNLNLGLTKCKKKLSYSLLKKQAFDIRKHLCNDLETAAAPMYPVISKAKEALLKYGAIGALMSGSGPTVFGLFTNSVTARKAKQALSKDNGWQSYLADMITQDTGYNIDDAGCVIQDR
- a CDS encoding sigma-54-dependent Fis family transcriptional regulator produces the protein MRKPETKNKSGGLTSFKDVTDLIQLQLRAGKLNRFANIIGRDIKMLQVFQQINDVAGYDYPVHIYRETGTGKELVASAIHNESPRGGAPFVPINCGALPENLIETELFGHVRGAFSGAIRDKKGRFELADGGTIFLDEISELSRNMQVRLLRFLQEGTFERVGGEKTISVKVRVISASNKDLKKEVRQNNFRDDLYYRINVIPIHLPPLRERKNDIPMLLEHFLQEAGDRYGHKQLRISKDALALMMDHRWPGNVRELQNALQFAIVKCRGNVISPRDLPMEIRDVQHIGSRTGPPRKLNKSPLPPLC
- a CDS encoding DUF1844 domain-containing protein, encoding MPEKKDFIIKDKRIFSEEDQDTKHKEKAGPSKKEGKKQESQGAAVSEEPESNYQLPEINFPTFIFSLNSSALVHLGIIDDPASGKKVKNLAFAKQTIDILGMLEEKARGNLTKDEESMLKNILYDLRILYVKEKG